A region from the Antennarius striatus isolate MH-2024 chromosome 22, ASM4005453v1, whole genome shotgun sequence genome encodes:
- the rassf8b gene encoding ras association domain-containing protein 8b: protein MKAMELKVWVDGVQRIVCGVTEFTTCQEVVIALAQAIGRTGRYTLIEKWRETERHLAPHENPVISLNKWGQYASDVQLILQRTGPSVSERPTSDGQTHVPERGFYRQSLPPLAKLRLSGIDRSLRRREPKRKSLTFTGGAKGLRDLFGKSRDAEAKRPQQDGVNLNLHRVGGVGVTSVPGSPAKDLNRLVQLQRDKLQALQSRLLGCQAEMRDWEESAGEANEEGNLEEELLLLEQKARRNDAEMEEEEFWQNELQIEREAERQLRERLAELRGGVRDCEAKLSEYLARIQSMEAGLEEERLQQEAQLNQQVNEAEMQAQLEKARAELEMQSQHTARLESSCRALEHSLGQSGKRLQDKEQELELLTKELRQVNLQQFIQQTGTKVTVLPAQPAGVNNNNNDVESNSLKRLGSSRLFPSNLRTLKSTVSSSLNPEGIYV from the exons ATGAAGGCCATGGAGCTGAAAGTGTGGGTGGACGGAGTGCAGCGAATCGTGTGTGGGGTCACCGAGTTCACCACATGCCAGGAAGTGGTCATCGCTTTGGCGCAAGCCATCG GTCGCACTGGCAGGTACACTCTGATCGAGAAATGGCGTGAAACGGAGCGCCACCTGGCCCCCCACGAGAACCCTGTGATTTCCCTCAACAAGTGGGGCCAGTATGCCAGCGACGTCCAGCTCATCCTCCAGAGGACCGGCCCGTCCGTCAGCGAGCGGCCCACTTCCGACGGGCAGACCCACGTCCCGGAACGCGGCTTCTACCGGCAGAGCCTCCCGCCTCTGGCCAAGCTCCGTCTGTCGGGGATCGACCGCTCTCTCCGACGACGAGAACCCAAACGCAAGTCCCTCACGTTCACCGGCGGGGCGAAGGGTCTGCGAGACTTGTTTGGGAAGAGCAGAGATGCTGAAG CCAAACGGCCGCAGCAGGACGGCGTGAACCTCAACCTGCACAGAGTTGGAGGTGTTGGGGTCACGTCTGTTCCTGGGAGTCCTGCCAAGGACCTGAACCGGCTGGTGCAGCTCCAGAGAGACAAACTTCAGGCCCTGCAAAGCCGTTTGCTGGGCTGCCAGGCCGAGATGCGAGACTGGGAGGAGTCCGCTGGCGAGGCCAATGAA GAAGGaaacctggaggaggagctgctgcttctgGAGCAGAAGGCGAGGAGGAACGACgcagaaatggaggaggaagagttctGGCAGAATGAGCTGCAGATCGAGCGAGAGGCCGAGAGGCAGCTTCGGGAACGTCTGGCCGAGCTGCGGGGAGGCGTCCGCGACTGCGAGGCCAAGCTGTCCGAATACTTAGCGCGTATTCAG AGCATGGAGGCaggcctggaggaggagcggctgcagcaggaggcCCAGCTCAACCAGCAGGTCAATGAGGCTGAG ATGCAGGCACAGCTGGAGAAAGCCAGGGCCGAGTTGGAAATGCAGAGCCAGCACACGGCGCGGCTGGAGAGCAGCTGCAGGGCGCTGGAACACTCGCTCGGCCAATCCGGAAAGAGATTGCAG GACAAAGagcaggagctggagctgcTAACAAAAGAGCTCCGGCAGGTCAACCTGCAGCAGTTCATCCAGCAGACCGGTACCAAGGTCACGGTGCTTCCTGCTCAACCCGCAggagtaaacaacaacaacaacg ATGTGGAGTCAAATTCTTTGAAACGACTCGGCTCATCCCGTCTCTTCCCCAGCAACCTCCGTACTCTCAAAAGCACCGTGTCCTCCAGCCTCAACCCCGAAGGCATCTACGTTTGA